One Triplophysa dalaica isolate WHDGS20190420 chromosome 1, ASM1584641v1, whole genome shotgun sequence DNA segment encodes these proteins:
- the lgi2a gene encoding leucine-rich repeat LGI family member 2a isoform X1 yields MICSRFTHANLTSKMGIVVKHCVIISAVLLLLIPSAITGKRAFKCPYSCSCSKESIICVGSSYVPRYIPNDVSSLSIVNGTFSEVKEAMFAHTPSLQLLLLNSNALTTVRDDAFSGLSHLEYLFIENNKIETVSKYSFRGLRDLTHLSLANNNLKGLPRDLFIDLDSLIDLDLRGNNFECDCRAKWLMLWLKSTNATVSDVLCAGPEEMKGKRLNDMASLHNECVSPDFIPLQSVSTESLSIDTFSHKKDVYVAIAAPNIESCMVLQWDHIEMNFRSYDNITGQSIVACKSVIIQDQVFVIVAQLFGGSHIYKFDEDQSKFSKFQDIEVSKISKPNDIEAFQIGNDWFFIIADSSKAGLSTLYKWNDKGFYSYQSLHEWFRDTDAEFVDLDGKAHLILASRSQVPVIYQWNRSTLKFNLQGEIPNMEDVVAVKAFRIKEELYLAMTRYIGDSKVLHWTAKDFSEVQALPSRGSMILQPFTFKERYYLALGSDYTFSQIYLWDDETKIFERFKEVYIQAPRSFTVVSTDRRDFIFASSFKGSTQIFEHIIIDLSL; encoded by the exons ATGATCTGTTCCCGATTCACACATGCAAACCTGACGAGCAAGATGGGGATCGTCGTCAAACATTGCGTGATTATATCGgcggtattattgcttctgatCCCGTCGGCGATCACCGGGAAAAGGGCGTTTAAATGTCCGTACTCGTGCAGCTGCTCAAAGGAGTCGATTATCTGCGTCGGGTCTTCTTACGTCCCGAGATACATTCCCAACGATGTCAGTTCACT GAGTATTGTGAACGGGACCTTCTCTGAAGTCAAAGAGGCGATGTTCGCTCACACCCCGTCCTTACAGTTACT GTTGCTTAACTCCAATGCTCTCACTACAGTACGGGATGATGCATTTTCTGGCCTTTCACACCTGGAGTACCT GTTTATAGAAAACAACAAGATTGAGACGGTATCCAAATACTCTTTTAGAGGACTCAGGGATTTGACCCACCT GTCTTTGGCAAACAACAACCTTAAAGGTTTGCCACGAGATCTATTCATAGATCTGGATTCATTGATAGATCT AGATCTGAGGGGTAATAACTTCGAGTGTGACTGCAGAGCGAAGTGGTTGATGTTGTGGCTGAAGAGCACTAATGCCACCGTTTCAGACGTCCTCTGTGCcgggcctgaagagatgaaagGCAAACGGCTCAATGACATGGCAAGCTTACATAATGAGTGCGTCTCCCCCG ATTTTATTCCTCTTCAATCTGTGTCTACTGAGTCTTTGTCCATCGACACGTTCTCCCACAAGAAAGATGTGTATGTGGCCATCGCTGCTCCAAACATCGAGAGCTGCATGGTTCTCCAATGGGACCACATCGAAATGAATTTCAGGAGTTATGACAACATCACCG GTCAATCCATCGTTGCCTGCAAATCCGTGATCATCCAGGACCAGGTTTTTGTCATTGTTGCTCAGCTCTTTGGTGGTTCTCACATCTATAAGTTTGATGAGGACCAAAGCAAGTTCTCCAAATTCCAGGACATTGAAGTTTCTAAAATTTCCAAGCCGAACGACATTGAGGCCTTCCAGATTGGCAACGACTGGTTTTTCATCATCGCCGACAGCTCCAAAGCCGGTCTGTCCACCCTCTACAAATGGAACGACAAGGGCTTCTACTCTTACCAGTCTCTTCACGAATGGTTTCGGGATACTGATGCTGAGTTTGTCGATTTGGACGGGAAGGCTCATCTCATCCTGGCGAGCCGTTCTCAAGTACCGGTTATCTACCAGTGGAACAGGAGCACCCTGAAGTTTAATTTACAGGGAGAGATTCCCAACATGGAAGACGTGGTTGCCGTCAAGGCCTTCCGGATCAAAGAGGAGCTGTATCTGGCCATGACACGATACATCGGGGACTCAAAGGTCTTGCATTGGACCGCTAAGGATTTCTCCGAGGTGCAggcacttccttcaagagggtccATGATCCTGCAACCGTTTACCTTCAAGGAGAGATACTACCTGGCTCTAGGAAGCGACTACACGTTCTCACAAATCTATCTGTGGGATGACGAAACAAAGATTTTTGAGCGATTCAAGGAAGTCTACATCCAGGCTCCACGTTCCTTCACTGTGGTCTCCACCGACCGGAGGGACTTCATATTCGCTTCCAGTTTCAAGGGGAGCACGCAGATCTTTGAGCATATCATCATCGATCTGAGTCTTTAA
- the LOC130429743 gene encoding uncharacterized protein LOC130429743 isoform X1 produces the protein MEFQIQLPVPFPVSIPVVPRKTDPLIQCIIDNKLQRLKKCIRGKDINGLYPSEDWKDDVTLLTAAVICKNEEICSYLIKESADPNKHSTNGHAPLHYAGFTPGVPLNIVNRLLAAKADADGYDIQMYSPLQFAVDYNRDDIVKALMKTGATASRNYGRNQALDKKIDNMIHRLSSQNEDFEKVQIFFSFSCAVPKKQQTEVFSIYRAHFLKENPFTHTLLFEEYFSVIGPGAEQYQQSAIKWLKDTKSSDKYIEDVIKRFPRISKMHYLAIAFNCLNAVLRVSERISPQIFNDLVPILTNSVQPCGNAQGERVNQFILTVLDVMMQKNQKQKLNISHSEYETVCNSLLPLTKANSIQISLSTYGVFAQVNDFAPEVVAKCGLSSIPERILNAAEIKMDEIMKEKLQKLNTSLEDPSSLSAVDRQCEENAVSHSTGKQKKKKKKKKTNQQELESQLREKEDEDKQLFPDTKTSTEETNSSVQPFTLPVENPPAERRWHPISRRWNKQFEKLSKIDAGKASRLRSYTLVLENEFKIAKGSDGTQVFLGLRDDGTEVAVKRMLKSNYQDLKNEETFLRLPELDSPSIVRYIDFAEDDHFGYLILQLCEYTLEEFIQDHLPADSSQRTCVLKELVREVLCSLQVLHGQQTKVLHRDIKPQNVLIDIRGKAKLADFGISRRLKPSETTLRTSTAGTKFWKAKEAIDEESNSGYKRSSDIQVAGMLVYYILSRGHHPFGKGPFCEVNILQGKYTLEHLEDDVAKDLVEWMINEDPEERPTVEQTLAHPFFWNDEKKVEYVKKLGIQKEAEKYLNAEEELLHAIEEFTIGKSFSEWRNKFSPELVQKLDGKKKPYPENILGLLRFIRNLHEHYPDEAANINLMALFPDFFGSLYRFAKERGWHSRPSLKKFLNSVSNI, from the exons ATGGAATTTCAGATCCAGTTACCTGTTCCATTTCCAGTTTCAATTCCAGTGGTACCCAGAAAAACAGACCCACTAATACAATGCATCATAGACAACAAGTTAcagagattaaaaaaatgtatcagaGGAAAGGACATCAATGGGCTTTACCCTTCTGAAGACTGGAAAGATGATGTAACACTGTTAACAGCAGCAGTTATATGCAAGAATGAAGAAATCTGCTCATATCTTATTAAAGAATCTGCTGATCCTAACAAACACTCGACAAATGGACATGCTCCTCTACACTATGCTGGTTTTACACCTGGGGTTCCACTGAATATTGTGAATAGATTACTTGCAGCAAAAGCTGACGCAGATGGATATGATATACAGATGTACAGTCCATTGCAGTTTGCTGTGGATTACAACCGTGATGACATTGTAAAAGCACTCATGAAGACCGGTGCTACAGCTTCAAGGAACTATGGAAGAAATCAAGCGCTTGACAAAAAAATAGACAACATGATTCATCGACTTTCCTCACAGAATGAAGATTTTGAGAAAGTACagatatttttctctttctcttgtgCTGTTCCAAAGAAACAGCAGACAGAAGTTTTCAGCATCTACAGGGCACATTTCCTTAAAGAGAATCCTTTTACTCATACACTTCTGTTTGAGGAGTACTTTAGTGTTATTGGTCCAGGTGCAGAACAATATCAGCAGAGTGCCATCAAGTGGTTAAAAGATACAAAGAGCTCAGACAAATACATTGAGGACGTCATCAAGCGCTTTCCAAGAATTTCTAAGATGCATTATTTGGCAATTGCATTTAATTGCTTAAATGCTGTTTTGCGTGTCAGTGAAAGGATTTCTCCTCAAATATTCAATGACCTTGTGCCAATTCTAACAAACAGTGTCCAGCCTTGTGGAAATGCACAGGGAGAGAGAGTCAATCAATTTATACTAACAGTACTTGATGTCATGATGCAAAAAAACCAAAagcaaaaactaaatataagTCATTCTGAATATGAAACTGTATGCAACAGTCTACTGCCTCTTACAAAAgctaattcaattcaaattagTCTTTCAACCTATGGAGTGTTTGCTCAGGTGAATGACTTTGCTCCTGAAGTTGTTGCAAAGTGTGGATTGTCCTCAATACCAGAGAGGATACTTAATGCTGCAGAAATAAAGATGGATGAAATCATGAAAGAAAAACTTCAAAAACTCAACACATCACTTGAAGATCCATCAAGTTTAAGTGCAGTGGATAGACAATGTGAGGAAAACGCAGTTTCCCATTCAACaggaaaacagaagaagaagaagaaaaagaagaagacaAATCAGCAAGAGCTGGAGTCACAATTAAGGGAGAAGGAAGATGAAGATAAGCAATTATTTCCAGACACAAAGACATCCACAGAGGAGACAAATTCAAGTGTCCAGCCCTTCACACTACCTGTTGAGAATCCTCCAGCAGAACGACGGTGGCATCCGATCAGTCGTCGCTGGAACAAACAATTTGAAAAACTTTCTAAAATTGATGCCGGCAAAGCCTCTCGATTACGAAGTTACACTCTTGTACTCGAAAATGAATTTAAGATCGCTAAAGGAAGTGATGGAACACAAGTTTTTCTCGGTCTAAGAGATGATGGCACAGAGGTGGCAGTGAAACGAATGCTTAAGTCCAACTACCAGGATCTCAAGAATGAGGAGACATTTTTACGACTTCCAGAACTTGACAGTCCCTCTATTGTGCGCTATATTGACTTTGCAGAAGATGACCACTTTGGATACCTTATTCTTCAGCTTTGTGAGTACACACTTGAAGAATTCATCCAAGATCACTTACCAGCCGATAGCTCTCAGAGGACTTGTGTTTTAAAAGAACTTGTGAGGGAAGTGCTCTGCAGTCTACAAGTTCTACACGGCCAACAAACTAAAGTACTTCATCGGGACATCAAACCCCAGAACGTTCTGATCG ACATAAGAGGGAAAGCTAAACTGGCAGATTTTGGCATAAGTCGCAGACTGAAACCGAGTGAAACCACTTTACGAACAAGCACCGCTGGAACTAAATTCTGGAAGGCAAAAGAAGCAATAGATGAAGAAAGCAACAGTGGCTACAAAAGAAGTTCTGACATTCAG GTTGCTGGGATGTTAGTGTACTACATTCTCTCAAGAGGGCATCATCCTTTTGGTAAAGGTCCATTTTGTGAGGTCAACATTCTGCAAGGAAAATACACACTAGAACATCTGGAAGATGATGTAGCGAAGGATCTTGTGGAGTGGATGATCAATGAAGATCCAGAAGAGAGACCAACTGTGGAGCAGACACTTGCACACCCCTTCTTCTGGAATGATGAAAA AAAAGTGGAGTATGTAAAAAAACTGGGGATTCAGAAAGAGGCAGAGAAGTATCTTAATGCTGAGGAGGAATTGCTTCATGCCATTGAAGAATTCACGATAGGAAAAAGCTTTTCTGAATGGAGGAATAAA TTCTCTCCTGAGCTTGTCCAGAAACTGGATGGTAAGAAGAAACCTTATCCTGAGAATATACTGGGCCTGCTGCGTTTTATACGCAACCTGCACGAGCATTA CCCAGATGAAGCAGCAAACATCAACCTGATGGCTTTGTTCCCTGATTTTTTTGGGAGTTTGTACAGGTTTGCCAAGGAGAGAGGATGGCACTCCAGACCGAGTCTCAAGAAGTTTTTGAACTCGGTTTCCAATATTTGA
- the LOC130429743 gene encoding uncharacterized protein LOC130429743 isoform X2, producing the protein MEFQIQLPVPFPVSIPVVPRKTDPLIQCIIDNKLQRLKKCIRGKDINGLYPSEDWKDDVTLLTAAVICKNEEICSYLIKESADPNKHSTNGHAPLHYAGFTPGVPLNIVNRLLAAKADADGYDIQMYSPLQFAVDYNRDDIVKALMKTGATASRNYGRNQALDKKIDNMIHRLSSQNEDFEKVQIFFSFSCAVPKKQQTEVFSIYRAHFLKENPFTHTLLFEEYFSVIGPGAEQYQQSAIKWLKDTKSSDKYIEDVIKRFPRISKMHYLAIAFNCLNAVLRVSERISPQIFNDLVPILTNSVQPCGNAQGERVNQFILTVLDVMMQKNQKQKLNISHSEYETVCNSLLPLTKANSIQISLSTYGVFAQVNDFAPEVVAKCGLSSIPERILNAAEIKMDEIMKEKLQKLNTSLEDPSSLSAVDRQCEENAVSHSTGKQKKKKKKKKTNQQELESQLREKEDEDKQLFPDTKTSTEETNSSVQPFTLPVENPPAERRWHPISRRWNKQFEKLSKIDAGKASRLRSYTLVLENEFKIAKGSDGTQVFLGLRDDGTEVAVKRMLKSNYQDLKNEETFLRLPELDSPSIVRYIDFAEDDHFGYLILQLCEYTLEEFIQDHLPADSSQRTCVLKELVREVLCSLQVLHGQQTKVLHRDIKPQNVLIDIRGKAKLADFGISRRLKPSETTLRTSTAGTKFWKAKEAIDEESNSGYKRSSDIQVHFVRSTFCKENTH; encoded by the exons ATGGAATTTCAGATCCAGTTACCTGTTCCATTTCCAGTTTCAATTCCAGTGGTACCCAGAAAAACAGACCCACTAATACAATGCATCATAGACAACAAGTTAcagagattaaaaaaatgtatcagaGGAAAGGACATCAATGGGCTTTACCCTTCTGAAGACTGGAAAGATGATGTAACACTGTTAACAGCAGCAGTTATATGCAAGAATGAAGAAATCTGCTCATATCTTATTAAAGAATCTGCTGATCCTAACAAACACTCGACAAATGGACATGCTCCTCTACACTATGCTGGTTTTACACCTGGGGTTCCACTGAATATTGTGAATAGATTACTTGCAGCAAAAGCTGACGCAGATGGATATGATATACAGATGTACAGTCCATTGCAGTTTGCTGTGGATTACAACCGTGATGACATTGTAAAAGCACTCATGAAGACCGGTGCTACAGCTTCAAGGAACTATGGAAGAAATCAAGCGCTTGACAAAAAAATAGACAACATGATTCATCGACTTTCCTCACAGAATGAAGATTTTGAGAAAGTACagatatttttctctttctcttgtgCTGTTCCAAAGAAACAGCAGACAGAAGTTTTCAGCATCTACAGGGCACATTTCCTTAAAGAGAATCCTTTTACTCATACACTTCTGTTTGAGGAGTACTTTAGTGTTATTGGTCCAGGTGCAGAACAATATCAGCAGAGTGCCATCAAGTGGTTAAAAGATACAAAGAGCTCAGACAAATACATTGAGGACGTCATCAAGCGCTTTCCAAGAATTTCTAAGATGCATTATTTGGCAATTGCATTTAATTGCTTAAATGCTGTTTTGCGTGTCAGTGAAAGGATTTCTCCTCAAATATTCAATGACCTTGTGCCAATTCTAACAAACAGTGTCCAGCCTTGTGGAAATGCACAGGGAGAGAGAGTCAATCAATTTATACTAACAGTACTTGATGTCATGATGCAAAAAAACCAAAagcaaaaactaaatataagTCATTCTGAATATGAAACTGTATGCAACAGTCTACTGCCTCTTACAAAAgctaattcaattcaaattagTCTTTCAACCTATGGAGTGTTTGCTCAGGTGAATGACTTTGCTCCTGAAGTTGTTGCAAAGTGTGGATTGTCCTCAATACCAGAGAGGATACTTAATGCTGCAGAAATAAAGATGGATGAAATCATGAAAGAAAAACTTCAAAAACTCAACACATCACTTGAAGATCCATCAAGTTTAAGTGCAGTGGATAGACAATGTGAGGAAAACGCAGTTTCCCATTCAACaggaaaacagaagaagaagaagaaaaagaagaagacaAATCAGCAAGAGCTGGAGTCACAATTAAGGGAGAAGGAAGATGAAGATAAGCAATTATTTCCAGACACAAAGACATCCACAGAGGAGACAAATTCAAGTGTCCAGCCCTTCACACTACCTGTTGAGAATCCTCCAGCAGAACGACGGTGGCATCCGATCAGTCGTCGCTGGAACAAACAATTTGAAAAACTTTCTAAAATTGATGCCGGCAAAGCCTCTCGATTACGAAGTTACACTCTTGTACTCGAAAATGAATTTAAGATCGCTAAAGGAAGTGATGGAACACAAGTTTTTCTCGGTCTAAGAGATGATGGCACAGAGGTGGCAGTGAAACGAATGCTTAAGTCCAACTACCAGGATCTCAAGAATGAGGAGACATTTTTACGACTTCCAGAACTTGACAGTCCCTCTATTGTGCGCTATATTGACTTTGCAGAAGATGACCACTTTGGATACCTTATTCTTCAGCTTTGTGAGTACACACTTGAAGAATTCATCCAAGATCACTTACCAGCCGATAGCTCTCAGAGGACTTGTGTTTTAAAAGAACTTGTGAGGGAAGTGCTCTGCAGTCTACAAGTTCTACACGGCCAACAAACTAAAGTACTTCATCGGGACATCAAACCCCAGAACGTTCTGATCG ACATAAGAGGGAAAGCTAAACTGGCAGATTTTGGCATAAGTCGCAGACTGAAACCGAGTGAAACCACTTTACGAACAAGCACCGCTGGAACTAAATTCTGGAAGGCAAAAGAAGCAATAGATGAAGAAAGCAACAGTGGCTACAAAAGAAGTTCTGACATTCAG GTCCATTTTGTGAGGTCAACATTCTGCAAGGAAAATACACACTAG
- the lgi2a gene encoding leucine-rich repeat LGI family member 2a isoform X2 has protein sequence MSIVNGTFSEVKEAMFAHTPSLQLLLLNSNALTTVRDDAFSGLSHLEYLFIENNKIETVSKYSFRGLRDLTHLSLANNNLKGLPRDLFIDLDSLIDLDLRGNNFECDCRAKWLMLWLKSTNATVSDVLCAGPEEMKGKRLNDMASLHNECVSPDFIPLQSVSTESLSIDTFSHKKDVYVAIAAPNIESCMVLQWDHIEMNFRSYDNITGQSIVACKSVIIQDQVFVIVAQLFGGSHIYKFDEDQSKFSKFQDIEVSKISKPNDIEAFQIGNDWFFIIADSSKAGLSTLYKWNDKGFYSYQSLHEWFRDTDAEFVDLDGKAHLILASRSQVPVIYQWNRSTLKFNLQGEIPNMEDVVAVKAFRIKEELYLAMTRYIGDSKVLHWTAKDFSEVQALPSRGSMILQPFTFKERYYLALGSDYTFSQIYLWDDETKIFERFKEVYIQAPRSFTVVSTDRRDFIFASSFKGSTQIFEHIIIDLSL, from the exons AT GAGTATTGTGAACGGGACCTTCTCTGAAGTCAAAGAGGCGATGTTCGCTCACACCCCGTCCTTACAGTTACT GTTGCTTAACTCCAATGCTCTCACTACAGTACGGGATGATGCATTTTCTGGCCTTTCACACCTGGAGTACCT GTTTATAGAAAACAACAAGATTGAGACGGTATCCAAATACTCTTTTAGAGGACTCAGGGATTTGACCCACCT GTCTTTGGCAAACAACAACCTTAAAGGTTTGCCACGAGATCTATTCATAGATCTGGATTCATTGATAGATCT AGATCTGAGGGGTAATAACTTCGAGTGTGACTGCAGAGCGAAGTGGTTGATGTTGTGGCTGAAGAGCACTAATGCCACCGTTTCAGACGTCCTCTGTGCcgggcctgaagagatgaaagGCAAACGGCTCAATGACATGGCAAGCTTACATAATGAGTGCGTCTCCCCCG ATTTTATTCCTCTTCAATCTGTGTCTACTGAGTCTTTGTCCATCGACACGTTCTCCCACAAGAAAGATGTGTATGTGGCCATCGCTGCTCCAAACATCGAGAGCTGCATGGTTCTCCAATGGGACCACATCGAAATGAATTTCAGGAGTTATGACAACATCACCG GTCAATCCATCGTTGCCTGCAAATCCGTGATCATCCAGGACCAGGTTTTTGTCATTGTTGCTCAGCTCTTTGGTGGTTCTCACATCTATAAGTTTGATGAGGACCAAAGCAAGTTCTCCAAATTCCAGGACATTGAAGTTTCTAAAATTTCCAAGCCGAACGACATTGAGGCCTTCCAGATTGGCAACGACTGGTTTTTCATCATCGCCGACAGCTCCAAAGCCGGTCTGTCCACCCTCTACAAATGGAACGACAAGGGCTTCTACTCTTACCAGTCTCTTCACGAATGGTTTCGGGATACTGATGCTGAGTTTGTCGATTTGGACGGGAAGGCTCATCTCATCCTGGCGAGCCGTTCTCAAGTACCGGTTATCTACCAGTGGAACAGGAGCACCCTGAAGTTTAATTTACAGGGAGAGATTCCCAACATGGAAGACGTGGTTGCCGTCAAGGCCTTCCGGATCAAAGAGGAGCTGTATCTGGCCATGACACGATACATCGGGGACTCAAAGGTCTTGCATTGGACCGCTAAGGATTTCTCCGAGGTGCAggcacttccttcaagagggtccATGATCCTGCAACCGTTTACCTTCAAGGAGAGATACTACCTGGCTCTAGGAAGCGACTACACGTTCTCACAAATCTATCTGTGGGATGACGAAACAAAGATTTTTGAGCGATTCAAGGAAGTCTACATCCAGGCTCCACGTTCCTTCACTGTGGTCTCCACCGACCGGAGGGACTTCATATTCGCTTCCAGTTTCAAGGGGAGCACGCAGATCTTTGAGCATATCATCATCGATCTGAGTCTTTAA